From the genome of Fusobacterium varium, one region includes:
- the cdaR gene encoding Sugar diacid regulator, with translation MNISVSLATNILNKMKEIIHQDLNYIDKSGIIIASTAPDRTGTFHAAGLKSIKEKTPIIINSDDEFHGSRKGINMPIYFNDTIVGAIGISGDKNEVEKYGEIIKMMTEILIKEAWIKDSDIRAKEINRTFIERIVLGYDYDFFPTTDFTFPYAVVVGKLNKNNSFLVNDKIYDILKNSLSHNKNNIYTISRNEIIILYHFYKDENISKTIFQLQEKLLEKTKLDFRFGIGTKAFEYSSLKESYKAAKEILNFMIKFSIKKSVSEYEKMDLEFIFLNLKKSDIENFTNRILKNFTPKEIEEFSLLMNSYEENNGSILHTSEALFMHKNTLQYKLNKIKQLSGYDPRHLKDFIVLSLAFKLQRNI, from the coding sequence ATGAATATATCAGTAAGTCTGGCAACTAATATCCTAAATAAAATGAAAGAAATAATTCATCAGGACCTAAATTATATAGATAAAAGTGGAATTATTATAGCCAGCACTGCTCCAGACAGAACTGGTACTTTTCATGCTGCTGGTCTAAAATCTATTAAAGAAAAAACTCCTATTATTATCAACAGTGATGATGAATTTCATGGAAGCAGAAAAGGAATCAATATGCCTATTTATTTTAATGATACAATTGTGGGAGCGATAGGAATTTCAGGAGATAAAAATGAAGTAGAAAAATATGGTGAAATTATAAAAATGATGACTGAAATTCTTATAAAAGAAGCCTGGATAAAGGACTCAGACATAAGAGCAAAAGAAATTAACAGAACTTTTATAGAGCGTATTGTCTTAGGATATGATTATGATTTTTTTCCAACAACAGACTTTACATTTCCATATGCTGTAGTAGTTGGAAAACTCAATAAAAATAATAGTTTTCTAGTAAATGATAAAATTTATGATATTTTAAAAAATTCACTTTCACATAATAAAAATAATATATATACCATTTCAAGAAATGAGATAATTATCCTGTATCATTTTTATAAAGATGAAAATATATCTAAAACAATATTTCAACTGCAAGAAAAACTTTTAGAAAAAACAAAGTTGGATTTTAGATTTGGAATAGGTACAAAAGCTTTTGAATATAGCTCTTTAAAAGAATCATATAAAGCTGCAAAGGAAATTTTAAATTTCATGATTAAATTTTCTATAAAAAAATCTGTTTCTGAATATGAAAAAATGGATTTAGAATTTATCTTTTTAAATCTAAAAAAATCAGATATAGAGAATTTTACTAATAGAATATTAAAAAATTTCACACCAAAAGAGATAGAAGAGTTTTCTCTTTTAATGAATTCTTATGAAGAAAATAATGGAAGTATTCTTCACACTTCTGAAGCTCTTTTTATGCATAAAAATACACTTCAATATAAATTAAATAAAATAAAACAACTAAGTGGATATGATCCCCGACATCTTAAAGATTTTATTGTTTTAAGTCTGGCTTTTAAACTTCAAAGAAATATTTAA
- the xseB gene encoding Exodeoxyribonuclease 7 small subunit: protein MVKRSGSFEDNLLEVDEIIEKLENGELTLTESIKEYENAMKLLKKSSDLLNKAEGKILKVTEESDNILVEEV, encoded by the coding sequence ATGGTAAAGAGAAGCGGAAGTTTTGAAGATAATCTTTTGGAAGTAGATGAAATAATAGAAAAACTTGAAAATGGCGAACTTACATTGACTGAATCTATAAAAGAATATGAAAATGCTATGAAACTTTTAAAAAAGTCTTCAGATTTATTAAATAAAGCAGAAGGAAAAATTTTGAAAGTTACAGAAGAGAGCGACAATATTCTAGTTGAGGAGGTTTAA
- the sigM gene encoding RNA polymerase sigma factor sigM: protein MDFDEIFEQYFDRIYYKILGVVKNPEDAEDISQEVFMSVYKNLKKFRADSNIYTWIYKIAINKIYDFFRKRKVELDINEEILALECNSDVDTPLILEERLKELSLQEREIVVLKDIYGYKLKEIAEMKDMNISTVKSVYYKAIKDMGGN from the coding sequence ATGGACTTTGATGAGATTTTTGAACAGTATTTTGATAGGATATATTACAAAATATTAGGTGTGGTAAAGAATCCTGAAGATGCCGAGGATATATCTCAGGAGGTCTTTATGAGTGTTTATAAGAATTTGAAAAAATTTAGGGCTGACAGTAATATTTATACTTGGATATACAAAATAGCAATTAACAAGATATATGATTTTTTTAGGAAAAGGAAAGTAGAGCTTGATATAAATGAAGAGATACTTGCTCTTGAATGTAACTCTGATGTAGACACGCCTCTTATATTAGAGGAACGGTTAAAAGAACTTTCTCTTCAGGAACGGGAGATAGTGGTTTTAAAAGACATATATGGTTATAAGCTTAAGGAAATAGCTGAGATGAAGGATATGAATATATCCACAGTGAAATCGGTATATTATAAAGCTATTAAAGATATGGGAGGAAATTAG
- a CDS encoding MORN repeat variant, translating to MKRIMCAILIAVTFVMSSVVFGKEVYDVSWDKTTGEYFSYYSDGKIYEKGTYKNNKKLGDWFIFYKNGNMKEKISYKDDKKNGEYFYFYENGQLKYRVVYKDDKEEGNYIIFDENSKLQELGHFNDGKKTGVAFKFYENGRIKERIFYKNNGDVVRFQYDDDEETTKDIFPNNN from the coding sequence GTGAAAAGGATTATGTGTGCGATACTCATTGCAGTTACATTTGTTATGAGCAGCGTTGTTTTTGGAAAAGAAGTTTATGATGTTTCGTGGGATAAAACCACAGGAGAATATTTTTCATATTATTCAGATGGAAAAATATATGAGAAAGGAACTTATAAGAATAATAAAAAATTAGGGGACTGGTTTATATTTTATAAAAATGGAAATATGAAAGAAAAAATTTCATATAAAGATGACAAAAAAAATGGAGAATATTTCTATTTTTATGAAAATGGACAGTTAAAATATCGAGTTGTATATAAAGATGATAAAGAAGAAGGAAACTACATAATTTTTGATGAAAATTCTAAACTTCAAGAATTGGGACATTTTAATGACGGGAAAAAAACCGGAGTAGCTTTCAAGTTTTATGAAAATGGAAGAATAAAGGAAAGAATATTCTACAAAAATAATGGAGATGTAGTAAGATTTCAATATGATGATGATGAAGAAACAACAAAAGATATTTTCCCGAATAATAATTAG
- the prfA gene encoding Peptide chain release factor 1: protein MFGKLEEVVKRFDELNELLGSPEVLADPKKMMECNKSLSDITPIVEKYKEYKRVIEDFDFIKENLKTEKDQEMKEMMHEELKELEESIPELEKELKVLLLPKDENDDKNVIIEIRGGAGGDEAALFAGNLFRMYSRYAERKKWKIEIIEKQEMGIGGIKEVVFSINGFGAYSRLKFESGVHRVQRVPETESAGRVHTSTATVAVLPEVEDVKEVKIDPRDLKIDTYRSGGAGGQHVNMTDSAVRITHLPTGIIVQCQDERSQLKNREKAMKHLASKLFEMECEKQRSQVESERRLQVGTGDRSEKIRTYNFPQGRITDHRIKFTVYQLEAFLDGDLDEMIDALITFSQAEMLSSVSEE from the coding sequence GTGTTCGGAAAATTAGAAGAAGTAGTAAAAAGATTCGATGAATTAAATGAACTGCTTGGTTCCCCAGAGGTACTGGCAGACCCTAAGAAAATGATGGAATGTAATAAATCATTAAGTGACATAACTCCAATAGTTGAAAAATATAAAGAATATAAAAGAGTTATAGAAGATTTTGACTTTATTAAAGAAAATCTTAAGACTGAAAAAGATCAAGAAATGAAAGAGATGATGCATGAAGAGTTAAAGGAACTCGAAGAATCTATTCCAGAACTTGAAAAAGAATTAAAAGTGCTTTTACTTCCTAAAGATGAAAATGATGATAAAAATGTTATCATCGAAATAAGAGGTGGAGCTGGAGGAGATGAAGCTGCCCTTTTTGCTGGAAATTTATTTAGAATGTATTCAAGATATGCTGAAAGAAAAAAATGGAAAATAGAAATAATTGAAAAGCAGGAAATGGGTATAGGTGGAATAAAAGAAGTAGTATTCAGTATAAATGGATTTGGAGCTTATTCTAGATTAAAATTTGAATCAGGAGTACATAGAGTACAGAGAGTTCCTGAAACTGAATCTGCTGGAAGAGTACATACTTCTACTGCTACTGTAGCTGTACTTCCAGAAGTAGAAGATGTAAAAGAAGTAAAAATTGATCCAAGAGATCTTAAAATAGATACATACAGATCAGGGGGAGCTGGAGGACAGCACGTAAATATGACTGACTCAGCAGTTAGAATTACTCACCTGCCTACTGGTATCATTGTTCAATGTCAAGATGAAAGATCACAGCTTAAAAATAGAGAAAAAGCAATGAAACATCTAGCTTCTAAACTTTTTGAAATGGAATGTGAAAAACAAAGAAGTCAAGTGGAAAGTGAAAGAAGACTTCAAGTAGGAACTGGAGATAGATCTGAAAAAATTAGAACTTACAATTTTCCACAAGGAAGAATAACAGACCACAGAATAAAATTTACAGTATACCAGCTTGAAGCATTCTTAGATGGAGATCTTGATGAAATGATTGATGCATTAATTACATTCAGTCAGGCAGAAATGCTTTCAAGTGTTTCAGAAGAGTAA
- the queA gene encoding S-adenosylmethionine:tRNA ribosyltransferase-isomerase yields MSTLLSDYDYNLPEELIGQQPREPRDHARLMLVNRKNESIEHKKFYEIIDYLNEGDILVRNSTKVIPARLFGHKETGGVLEILLIKRIDLDTWECLLKPAKKLKIGQKLFIGHGNELIGELLEIKDDGNRIIKFTYEGAFEEVLDRLGKMPLPPYIVEALKEKDRYQTVYAIKGESVAAPTAGLHFTKELLEKIEKKGIKIVDIFLEVGLGTFRPVQTENVLEHKMHEEVFEIPQEAADIINEGKRNGRRIISVGTTSTRALESAVDENGMVKAQKGSTEIFIYPGYKFKVIDALITNFHLPKSTLLMLVSALSSREFMLKVYDIAVKEEYHFFSFGDAMFIY; encoded by the coding sequence GTGTCTACATTATTAAGTGATTATGATTATAATCTGCCAGAGGAATTAATAGGTCAGCAGCCTAGAGAGCCTAGAGATCATGCAAGACTTATGCTGGTAAATAGAAAAAATGAAAGCATAGAACATAAAAAGTTTTATGAGATAATTGATTATCTGAATGAAGGGGATATTCTAGTAAGAAATTCTACAAAAGTTATACCTGCAAGACTTTTTGGTCATAAAGAAACTGGTGGAGTGCTGGAGATACTTCTCATAAAAAGAATAGATCTTGATACATGGGAATGTCTTTTAAAACCAGCTAAAAAATTAAAAATAGGACAAAAACTTTTTATTGGACATGGAAATGAGCTTATAGGTGAACTTTTAGAGATAAAAGATGATGGAAACAGAATTATAAAATTTACATATGAGGGAGCTTTTGAAGAAGTTTTGGACAGATTAGGTAAAATGCCTCTTCCTCCATATATAGTGGAAGCATTGAAAGAAAAAGACAGATATCAGACTGTCTATGCTATCAAGGGGGAATCTGTTGCAGCACCAACAGCTGGACTTCATTTTACAAAAGAACTTTTAGAAAAAATAGAAAAAAAAGGGATAAAGATAGTAGATATATTTTTAGAAGTAGGTTTGGGAACATTCAGACCTGTACAGACTGAAAATGTATTGGAGCATAAAATGCATGAAGAAGTATTTGAAATACCTCAAGAAGCAGCTGATATAATTAATGAAGGAAAAAGAAATGGAAGAAGAATAATTTCAGTAGGAACTACAAGTACAAGGGCACTTGAGTCTGCTGTAGATGAAAATGGAATGGTAAAAGCTCAAAAAGGAAGTACAGAGATATTTATTTATCCTGGATATAAATTCAAGGTGATAGATGCTCTTATTACTAATTTCCATCTTCCTAAATCGACACTTCTGATGCTTGTTTCAGCACTTTCTTCAAGAGAATTTATGCTAAAAGTATACGATATAGCTGTAAAGGAAGAGTATCATTTCTTTAGTTTCGGAGATGCTATGTTTATCTATTAG
- the prmC_2 gene encoding Release factor glutamine methyltransferase, producing the protein MNLLEILNFSKEYLQKYSFSKPRLESEKVISNVLKLDRITLYAYFDMELSSEQKEKVKTYLKEMARKRIGFDELLKSKDIKVETVSYKEENLELLNKSAEYLKKYGVASPKLDAEYIFAYILGVNRLTLTLNFNKKIEEKDKEKIREYLILRGKNRKPLQYLLGEWEFYGYPFKVDERVLIPRSDTEILVEQCKFILNELENPKVLDIGTGSGAIAVTLGKECPNSVIIGADISEGALEVAEANREMNKAENVKFMKSDVFSSFKDMKFDFIISNPPYIPLEEYNKLMPEVLKYEPSSALTDNGNGYYFYSKISKEASDYLNKGGFLAFEVGYNQAETVKELMEENGFDIFAIVKDYGGIDRVVIGKKSGDK; encoded by the coding sequence ATGAATTTACTGGAGATATTGAATTTTTCAAAAGAGTATTTGCAAAAATACTCTTTTTCAAAACCTCGTCTTGAAAGCGAGAAGGTTATATCTAATGTTTTAAAGCTGGATAGAATAACATTATATGCCTATTTTGATATGGAGCTTTCTTCTGAACAGAAAGAAAAAGTGAAAACATATCTTAAAGAAATGGCTAGAAAAAGAATAGGATTTGATGAACTTTTAAAAAGTAAAGATATCAAAGTTGAAACTGTAAGTTATAAAGAGGAAAATTTGGAGCTTTTAAATAAGTCAGCAGAATATCTGAAAAAATATGGGGTAGCCAGTCCAAAACTAGATGCTGAATACATATTTGCCTATATATTAGGTGTAAATAGATTGACATTAACTTTAAATTTTAATAAGAAAATAGAGGAAAAAGATAAAGAAAAAATAAGAGAATACTTGATACTTAGAGGTAAAAATAGAAAGCCTCTTCAATATCTTCTTGGAGAATGGGAGTTTTATGGATATCCTTTCAAAGTAGATGAAAGAGTACTCATACCGAGAAGTGATACTGAAATATTAGTAGAACAATGTAAATTTATTTTAAATGAACTTGAAAATCCTAAAGTTTTAGATATAGGAACTGGAAGTGGAGCAATAGCAGTAACTTTAGGAAAAGAATGCCCTAACAGCGTTATAATTGGAGCTGATATAAGTGAAGGGGCCTTAGAAGTGGCTGAAGCAAACAGAGAAATGAATAAGGCAGAAAATGTAAAATTTATGAAATCAGATGTGTTTTCATCATTTAAGGATATGAAGTTTGATTTTATAATTTCAAATCCTCCATATATACCATTGGAAGAATATAATAAATTAATGCCAGAGGTGTTGAAATATGAGCCTTCATCAGCTCTTACAGATAATGGAAATGGGTACTACTTTTATTCAAAAATATCTAAAGAGGCTTCTGATTATTTGAATAAAGGAGGATTTTTAGCTTTTGAAGTAGGGTATAACCAAGCTGAAACAGTTAAAGAGTTAATGGAAGAAAATGGATTTGATATTTTTGCTATAGTAAAAGATTATGGTGGAATAGATAGAGTAGTTATAGGAAAGAAGAGTGGTGACAAATAG
- the rsmD gene encoding Ribosomal RNA small subunit methyltransferase D, with product MKIIAGDAKNKRIKSRKGTDTRPTLGSMKESLFSIIAPYVPDSVFLDLFSGSGSISLEALSRGAKRAVMIEKDTEALKYIIENVNSLGYEDRCRAYKNDVLRAVEILGRKGEKFDIIFMDPPYKEEVCTKVIKAIEKNKILAEGGLIISEHHVFEELEDEIGEFKKADERKYGKKCITFYTR from the coding sequence ATGAAAATAATTGCAGGTGATGCAAAAAATAAAAGAATAAAAAGCAGAAAAGGGACAGATACAAGACCTACTTTAGGAAGCATGAAAGAATCTCTTTTTTCTATCATAGCTCCATATGTACCTGATAGTGTATTTTTGGATCTTTTCAGTGGAAGTGGAAGTATATCTCTTGAGGCTTTGAGTAGAGGGGCAAAAAGAGCAGTAATGATAGAAAAAGACACTGAAGCTTTAAAATATATAATAGAAAATGTGAATAGTCTTGGATATGAAGATAGGTGCAGAGCATATAAAAATGATGTTTTAAGAGCAGTTGAAATTTTAGGGAGAAAAGGTGAAAAATTTGATATAATATTTATGGATCCTCCCTATAAAGAAGAAGTATGTACAAAAGTAATAAAAGCAATAGAAAAAAATAAAATACTTGCAGAGGGTGGACTTATTATCAGTGAACATCATGTTTTTGAAGAGCTTGAAGATGAAATAGGTGAATTTAAAAAAGCTGATGAGAGAAAATATGGTAAAAAATGTATAACTTTTTATACAAGATAG
- the artP_3 gene encoding Arginine-binding extracellular protein ArtP precursor — protein sequence MKKLMLIFTLFLSTLSFAAKKLYVGTNAEFKPYEYLEDGKMIGFDIGVMDELGKKLGYEIEWVNMSFDGLLPALQMKKIDAVIAGMSQTPERQKAVSFSIPYIFFTSEHYVIVNENSTFKTKEDLKGKTAGVQMGSMQEQFAINNGSIPKLYNTFTNALMDLQNGKVDCVIIADNSGKEYLKTMDKIKKIDAIIDPKPGASIAFRKSDKELAEKFSNAIVELKTTKEYSDLVEKYFPERFEDFKAQNLTK from the coding sequence ATGAAAAAACTTATGTTAATATTTACATTATTTTTATCAACACTTTCTTTTGCAGCTAAAAAACTTTATGTAGGTACTAATGCTGAATTTAAGCCTTATGAATATCTTGAAGATGGTAAAATGATTGGATTCGATATTGGAGTTATGGATGAACTTGGAAAAAAATTGGGATATGAAATAGAATGGGTAAATATGTCTTTTGATGGACTGCTTCCTGCTCTTCAAATGAAAAAAATTGATGCTGTTATTGCTGGTATGTCACAAACTCCTGAAAGACAAAAAGCTGTTTCTTTTTCTATACCATATATTTTCTTTACTTCTGAACATTATGTTATAGTTAATGAAAACAGTACTTTTAAAACAAAGGAAGATTTAAAAGGAAAAACTGCTGGAGTTCAAATGGGAAGTATGCAAGAACAGTTTGCTATAAATAATGGTAGTATTCCTAAATTGTATAATACTTTTACAAATGCCCTTATGGATCTTCAAAATGGAAAAGTAGATTGTGTAATTATTGCAGATAACTCTGGAAAAGAATATCTTAAAACTATGGATAAAATTAAAAAAATAGATGCTATTATTGATCCTAAACCAGGTGCTTCTATAGCTTTTAGAAAATCTGATAAGGAACTTGCAGAAAAATTCAGCAACGCTATAGTAGAATTAAAGACTACTAAAGAGTATTCTGATCTTGTTGAAAAATATTTTCCTGAAAGATTTGAAGATTTTAAAGCGCAAAATTTGACAAAATAG
- the artP_2 gene encoding Arginine-binding extracellular protein ArtP precursor yields MKKLILLLMIILSTLSFAAKKLYVGTNAEFKPYEYLEGDKITGFDIDFMNAIGKEIGYEVQWVNMGFDGLLPALQMNKVDAVIAGMSQTPERQKAVDFSMPYMFTKSEHYVIVNENSPIVKKEELKDKKVGVQIGTIQEEFTIALGGIPQIYNAWTGALMDLQQDKISAVIIADVSGNAYLANMKGLKKVDVVIDNQPGASIAFRKGETELVKSVNEAILKLRDDGTYLQLLEKYFPERAEDFKKAFKK; encoded by the coding sequence ATGAAAAAACTTATATTATTATTAATGATAATTTTATCAACACTTTCATTTGCTGCTAAAAAACTTTATGTTGGAACTAATGCAGAATTTAAACCTTATGAATATCTTGAAGGAGATAAAATCACTGGATTTGATATTGATTTTATGAATGCTATTGGAAAAGAAATAGGATATGAAGTTCAATGGGTTAATATGGGATTTGATGGACTGCTTCCTGCTCTTCAAATGAATAAAGTAGATGCCGTTATTGCTGGTATGTCACAAACTCCTGAAAGACAAAAAGCTGTTGATTTTTCAATGCCATATATGTTTACAAAATCTGAGCACTATGTTATAGTCAATGAAAACAGCCCTATTGTCAAAAAAGAGGAGTTAAAAGATAAAAAAGTAGGAGTTCAGATTGGAACTATTCAGGAAGAATTTACCATTGCATTAGGTGGAATACCTCAAATATATAATGCATGGACTGGTGCTTTAATGGATCTTCAACAAGATAAAATATCTGCTGTTATCATTGCTGATGTATCTGGAAATGCATATCTTGCAAATATGAAAGGACTTAAAAAAGTTGATGTTGTAATAGATAATCAACCTGGTGCTTCTATAGCATTTAGAAAAGGTGAAACTGAACTTGTAAAATCTGTAAATGAAGCTATCTTAAAATTAAGAGATGATGGAACTTATCTTCAATTATTGGAAAAATATTTTCCAGAAAGAGCTGAAGATTTTAAAAAAGCATTCAAAAAATAG
- the glxK gene encoding Glycerate kinase, with product MKEIKVVIAVDSFKGSVSSKEVAESIEKGIKKFGRSNIVTKKVSIADGGEGTVEAIVEAVNGEYKFVEVSGPFGDKVKARFGVIRGNTAVLEMAESSGLNLVKRENLNPYKANTYGVGEMLKAILDMGIRDIYIGLGGSATNDGGAGMLSSLGVKFYNLNGERIGYTPEELKNIVKVDISRLDPRISEAQITVLSDVSNPLYGINGASYIYGPQKGATPQDVKILDKILENYGNIIDNTVGKNFSEKPGSGAAGGLGYALMSVCGAEFKEGIVKIMELIELENLIKDADLVITGEGRIDNQSVNGKAPVGIAKMAKKYNIPVIAIVGSSTRNLDDIYANGIDLVMDIINEPMKLERAIHDVKELLEFAGEKAMRAFFLRGDY from the coding sequence ATGAAAGAGATAAAAGTAGTTATAGCAGTTGATTCTTTTAAGGGAAGTGTATCTTCAAAAGAAGTTGCAGAAAGTATTGAAAAAGGGATAAAGAAATTTGGCAGAAGTAATATTGTTACAAAAAAAGTTTCTATTGCAGATGGTGGAGAGGGAACAGTAGAAGCCATTGTTGAAGCTGTCAATGGGGAATATAAATTTGTGGAAGTATCTGGACCTTTTGGAGATAAAGTTAAAGCAAGATTTGGGGTAATACGAGGAAATACTGCTGTTCTTGAAATGGCTGAATCTTCTGGATTGAATTTGGTAAAACGTGAAAATTTAAATCCATATAAAGCAAACACATATGGTGTAGGAGAAATGCTGAAAGCTATATTAGACATGGGGATAAGAGATATCTATATAGGCTTAGGGGGAAGTGCAACTAATGATGGAGGAGCAGGAATGCTCTCATCATTAGGAGTAAAATTTTATAATTTAAATGGGGAAAGAATAGGTTATACACCAGAAGAATTAAAAAATATAGTAAAGGTGGATATTTCAAGATTAGATCCAAGAATATCAGAGGCTCAAATAACAGTATTGTCAGATGTATCTAATCCTCTTTATGGGATAAATGGGGCTTCATATATATATGGACCTCAAAAAGGAGCAACACCTCAAGATGTAAAAATTCTTGATAAAATTCTTGAAAACTATGGAAATATTATTGATAATACTGTTGGAAAAAATTTTTCTGAAAAACCTGGAAGTGGTGCTGCTGGGGGACTTGGATATGCACTTATGAGTGTATGTGGAGCAGAATTTAAAGAGGGTATTGTCAAAATAATGGAACTTATAGAACTTGAGAATTTAATAAAAGATGCAGATCTTGTAATTACTGGAGAAGGAAGAATTGATAATCAATCTGTCAATGGAAAAGCTCCAGTGGGCATTGCAAAAATGGCTAAAAAGTATAATATTCCTGTTATTGCAATAGTTGGAAGTTCAACTAGAAATCTTGATGATATTTATGCTAATGGAATAGATTTAGTAATGGATATAATTAATGAACCTATGAAGCTTGAAAGAGCTATTCATGATGTAAAAGAATTGTTGGAATTTGCTGGAGAGAAGGCTATGAGAGCATTTTTTCTAAGAGGAGATTATTAA
- a CDS encoding Farnesyl diphosphate synthase — MFFKNYLDNSKKLIESNLDIYLNELNYPEVIAEGMKYAVLNGGKRLRPILLFMVLDILDCDKEKGIASAAAIEMIHSYSLVHDDLPALDNDDYRRGKLTTHKKFGEAEGILIGDALLTHAFYILTEKNKHLPAEKIVEIVRLTSSYAGINGMIGGQMVDIASEGKKIDLETLKYMHSNKTGKLMKLPVELACIIGDADREEREVLVKFSELIGLAFQIKDDILDIEGDFSTLGKPVGSDIELGKSTYPSLIGMAESKTLLKETIAEAKMIVAEKFGVEKSNILLELADYIGNRNK, encoded by the coding sequence ATGTTTTTTAAAAATTATTTGGATAATAGCAAAAAGTTAATAGAATCAAATTTAGATATATATTTAAACGAACTTAATTATCCAGAGGTTATAGCTGAAGGAATGAAGTATGCAGTTTTAAACGGTGGTAAAAGATTAAGACCTATTTTACTTTTTATGGTACTTGATATACTTGATTGTGATAAAGAAAAAGGAATTGCCTCAGCTGCAGCTATTGAAATGATACATTCATATTCATTGGTACATGATGATCTTCCAGCTCTTGATAATGATGATTATAGAAGAGGCAAACTTACTACTCATAAAAAGTTTGGGGAAGCAGAAGGTATATTAATAGGAGATGCTCTTCTAACACATGCATTCTACATACTTACAGAAAAAAATAAACATCTCCCAGCTGAAAAAATAGTTGAAATCGTCAGATTAACATCAAGTTATGCTGGTATAAATGGTATGATTGGTGGACAGATGGTGGATATAGCAAGTGAAGGTAAAAAAATTGATTTAGAAACTTTAAAATATATGCATTCTAATAAGACAGGTAAATTGATGAAACTTCCTGTAGAATTAGCTTGTATAATAGGAGATGCAGACAGAGAAGAAAGAGAAGTTCTTGTAAAATTTTCTGAACTTATAGGACTTGCATTTCAAATAAAAGATGATATTCTCGATATAGAAGGAGATTTTTCAACTCTTGGTAAACCAGTAGGCAGCGATATTGAACTTGGAAAATCAACATATCCATCATTGATAGGAATGGCAGAAAGCAAAACTCTTTTAAAAGAAACAATAGCTGAAGCTAAAATGATAGTTGCAGAGAAATTTGGTGTAGAGAAAAGTAATATTCTTTTAGAGTTAGCTGATTATATTGGAAATAGAAATAAATAA